Genomic DNA from Halobaculum sp. MBLA0147:
GCTCGTCTGTCATCGTGTGTGTCGAAGGGCTCCCAGCGGTAAAAACACGGCCGGTCGTGCGAGCTGCTCGGACCGGCGGAGTTCTCTCGTCTGGCGTCTGCGTGGAGTTCCCTCACCGAGCGTCGGCGGGATCGACACACTCTGTCGGCTCGCCGCTCTCCGACGCGACCGATCGCTCCGCGTTCCCGTCCTCGCCGTCCTCCGCGTCGACCGCTCGCTCGGCGTCTCCGTCCGTCTCGCCGGTGTCGCGCCAGTAGAACCGCGGCCCCAACACCGCGTAGCCGACGGCGAGGAACAACAGCGCGAAGGCGAACGTCTCCCCGAGGCGACCGGTCGTCAGCACCGCGACGGCCTGGACGACACCCATCACGAGCGCGTCCTGCGCGTGGAGATCCGGGTACGCGACGGGCGTGACCATCGCGGGTGCCAACACCGCCGCGAGCGCGACGACGACGACCGGTGTCGCCAACCCGGCGAGCACCGTCGCGGCGAGGACCGTCCCCGCCAGCGTCGTCTGCACGCCGTGAGTCACCACGCTGTCCTCGTCCTCGACGGTGTAGACGCCGAGTCGCACCACCGCGAAGGCGACGTACACCGCCGCGACCGCGATCACGGTGCCGCTCCAGAGCGGCCGACTCGCGGGCGGCTCCGGGAGTGCGACGACGACCGCGAGCAGGGCGGGTGCGATCCCGAACGACGCCACGTCCGCCAACGAGTCGAGGTACGGCCCGACCGTGGTCCCACCGACGTGACGGGCGACGACGCCGTCGAGGCCGTCCGCGACCGCGGCCACCAACAGCAACCGCGCCGCGAGTCCGGTGTCGAACCAGACGACGACCGCCGTGACGAGCCCCAGCGCCGCGTTCGCGACCGTGACGGCGTCCGCGAGCCCGAGCCGGCGGAGGAACCGCGGGCGCGACGACATACCGGCGAAGTCGGCCAGCGGTGGTAAACCCCTTTCTATCTCCACGGCCGTCGCGGGTCGTCTCCCACGCCGTCCACGACGACCGGAGGGCCGCGAGCGACACCGCGCTCCATTTACCGGTCGGCGGCCTACCACGGACTATGCGACGACGCCGCTTCCTCGCCGCCGTCGGCACCGCGGCCACGGTCGGGTCGGCCGGGTGTGCCGGATTCGAGCCGCTGGCGGACGACTACGACGTAGGGATGACCGCACAGGCGTACCGTCCTCGGGAGGTGACCGTCGCGGTCGGCGACACGGTGGTGTGGAAGAACACCTCGACGCGAGCACACTCCGTCACCGCGTACGGCGACAGCCAGCCCGACGGGGCGGCGTACTTCGCGACCGGTGGGTTCGACGACACCGCGACCGCCCGCGAGGCGTGGGACGACAACCGCGGCGTCATCACCAACGGTGAGACGTTCGAACACACCTTCGAGACGCCGGGACGACACGACTACTTCTGTATCCCACACGAGACCGCCGGGATGGTCGGTGCCGTGATCGTCGAGGCGTAGCGGGTGACGGGGGAGACCATCGGGGTCGAGAGGCGTCTCGGCAGTCGGTCGTCGGTCGGACCCGGTCGGTCGGCCACGCGATCGCGGGTCGGAGCCAGTGGGTCCGTGGTCAGTCGTCCGTCGGCGTCGACGAGTCGCCGTCGAGTTCCTCCTCGACCGCCTCGGCCTCCGAGACCGCCGTCGTCAGGGAGACGTTGAGCGACAGCATCGAGCCGACGCCGCCGACGACCGTGACGAGGTTCTTGACCGCGTGGTCCAACACCGCGGCCGCGAACGCCGTCGCGGCCGGCACGCCGCCGAGCCCGACGGCGAAGGCCGTGAACGCCGCCTCGTACAGCCCGATCCCGCCCGGCGACAACGGCAGCACCTTCGCGAGGTTCCCGACGGAGACGGCGAAGAACCCCACCGTCAACAGTGTCGTCGGCGTCAACTGCACGCCGGGGAACGCGACCAGCACGAGCAACGCCGTCACCACGTCCAACGTCCAGATCACGAGACTCGACGCGCCGATCCGCAGCGCCGACCGCCCGTCACCCGCGACCGTCTGGACGCCGCCGACGAACTCCTCGACGACACCCGCGACGTAGGCGGCGTACGAGTCCGAGGAGAGCCGGTCGACGACGGCGCGGACGAGGTTCCGGTCGGAGCGTGCCGTCGCGACGGTCGCCAACAGAACCCCGACGGCAGCGACGCCGACCGCGGCCGCCACCTGCACCGCTCGTTGGACCGCCGTGGGGGTGAGCACGCCGCCACCGACGTTGCCCGAGATCGCCGTCGCCAACTCCGCCGTGCCGCCGCCCACCAACAGCCCGGCCAAGACGACGCCGGCCATCGCGGTGATCGTCAACAGGTCGAAGACGCGCTCGGCGGCCAACGACGCCCCGCCGGTCGGGTACGGGATGCCGCGGCGGGTCTTCACGACGTACGCCCGGACGGCGTCGCCCGCCCGCGCCGGGAAGACGAGGTTGCCGGTCTGGCTGACGAACACCGCGCCAGTGAGGAAGCCGAGCGTCTCCTCGTACCCCAACTCGCGGAGGATGTCGCGGTACCGCGCCCCGCGCAGCGGCCACGACAGCGCGTACACGACCGCCGCGGCCGCGACCGGCAGCGTCGCCGCCTCGCCGAACGCCGCCAACACCTCGCCGACGGGGATGTACACCGTCATCAGCCCGAGCGCGAGGACGGTGATCAGGAGCCCGGCCGCGAGCGTCACGCCGGGCGTGATCCGTGGCGCGACGGCCACCTCCCACCACAGCCGGACGATCTGACTTCCCATCCCGAACACGTC
This window encodes:
- a CDS encoding protein sorting system archaetidylserine synthase (This PssA-like phosphatidyltransferase, along with a PssD-like decarboxylase, is required in Haloarchaea for the archaeosortase ArtA to replace the PGF-CTERM sorting signal with a C-terminal lipid anchor.): MSSRPRFLRRLGLADAVTVANAALGLVTAVVVWFDTGLAARLLLVAAVADGLDGVVARHVGGTTVGPYLDSLADVASFGIAPALLAVVVALPEPPASRPLWSGTVIAVAAVYVAFAVVRLGVYTVEDEDSVVTHGVQTTLAGTVLAATVLAGLATPVVVVALAAVLAPAMVTPVAYPDLHAQDALVMGVVQAVAVLTTGRLGETFAFALLFLAVGYAVLGPRFYWRDTGETDGDAERAVDAEDGEDGNAERSVASESGEPTECVDPADAR
- a CDS encoding plastocyanin/azurin family copper-binding protein is translated as MRRRRFLAAVGTAATVGSAGCAGFEPLADDYDVGMTAQAYRPREVTVAVGDTVVWKNTSTRAHSVTAYGDSQPDGAAYFATGGFDDTATAREAWDDNRGVITNGETFEHTFETPGRHDYFCIPHETAGMVGAVIVEA
- a CDS encoding flippase-like domain-containing protein, translated to MTTGVEVSVVLPAYNEADTIERTVEVTLDTLASFLPADTFEVIVAEDGCEDRTPEIADRLAADDDRVRHLHSDERLGRGGALEFAFDGAAGDTLVYFDTDLATDMRHLEELVERVRSGEADVATGSRWMPGDEADRPPKRGVPSRVYNGLVRGVLRSDLRDHQCGFKAVSRTAFERLRDDVADDHWFWDTELLVRAQRAGLTVVEFPVEWEPKGDSKVDLVRDVFGMGSQIVRLWWEVAVAPRITPGVTLAAGLLITVLALGLMTVYIPVGEVLAAFGEAATLPVAAAAVVYALSWPLRGARYRDILRELGYEETLGFLTGAVFVSQTGNLVFPARAGDAVRAYVVKTRRGIPYPTGGASLAAERVFDLLTITAMAGVVLAGLLVGGGTAELATAISGNVGGGVLTPTAVQRAVQVAAAVGVAAVGVLLATVATARSDRNLVRAVVDRLSSDSYAAYVAGVVEEFVGGVQTVAGDGRSALRIGASSLVIWTLDVVTALLVLVAFPGVQLTPTTLLTVGFFAVSVGNLAKVLPLSPGGIGLYEAAFTAFAVGLGGVPAATAFAAAVLDHAVKNLVTVVGGVGSMLSLNVSLTTAVSEAEAVEEELDGDSSTPTDD